The following DNA comes from Caretta caretta isolate rCarCar2 chromosome 25, rCarCar1.hap1, whole genome shotgun sequence.
tgtGATGGTCGCtgcccattgagtggatgttttccacTCAAGCTGGAAGGAGATGCAGCATTTCCTTGCTCTGCAAAACTCCCTTAGCCCAGCACATTTTAATAGGATTCAAGAAGGTCTGTCTTTGCTCTCCTCTATTTAGAAGTTGACTGAGTGGTCAGGAATGGCAGAACCAGCTGGGGACAGGGATTGGTTAGATCAAGaagaatttttttccttcctaccctccccccatcccctgctttAAGCATAgagcatgggattttcaaagaagactaagggaattaggcaccgatacgcccactgaaagtcagtggaagctgagTACCTAGGCCCTTTGCAAATCCCAGAGTTCCAACCAAGAATCAGTTGAGCAtcccctttctcccccatccctgaGTTCATCTCCCTGGAACAGTGATGATCTCCCCCCATACCTCTTGTGGCTGACGAGAAGCAGGACGGAGCCATTCTGGATTTTGGCCTCCTTGACAGTCTCCTCCTCCCCAAGCTGCCTGGCGTTGTAGTAAAAAGTCTTCTTCCAGGATGTGATGCCCTCTCGCACCAGGTGAGCCCGCAGGTCCATCACCTTGTCTGTGGGCTTGAcagtgaggggcatcagcaggTCCTCATcggccaggtgcaccttgatgTGGTACCTCTTCCAGCGGGAAAGGCTCCTTCGCAGGGTCTCCATCCTCTCGGGCCTGGCAGGCTGGCCAGCGCAGCACTGAGGGGCATCCAGGTGTGTTGGTGAAGGCAGAGACGTGGCGCCGAATGAGCTTCCTGCAGTGAACACCCTACACCTCTTGCCAAACCTGTTCCTCCCAGCTGCTACACTGTGTGCTTCACATTCCAGGGAAAAGCTCATCTCAGGGACTGGCTTCCACAGACACATCCCCTTGCTGGCTGGGGAATATGTGTAGGAGTGATTTCCCGCCCTGCAAATGCCATAACAATTATAATTATATTTGCAAAGCGCAAAGGCTCCCAAAGCACTCCAAAGACTGATATTTAGAGACCATGGATGGGTGGGTGCATTAAAGAGCTGGAGAGCTTCAGTAAGATCCCTTCCACTAGTACTAAAATGCAGCCGCCTCTGAGGTGGAACCCAGCAACTGGTTAACAGTCACATTGCACCACACCATGTCAGTTTAAATCAGGAAAAGAGAAACACTCCCTCCAATGGAGATTAGATAGGCAGAGTGTGTAATTAGACATGCGGAAATTTGGGCAGGACTTCAAAGCTAATCAATACCTCCTCCCAAGTGAAAAGTGCAACGGAATCTATAACAACCGCAATGTTCTTTGTTTTACATCTCAGCTGAGACACTGTACATTGAATAAACGACATTCACCAGGTGCACAGGCTGTGTGTCATCCCCTGCTCCTAAGACCACCGTGTAGACTCAGCAAGCTAGTTAATCAGCACTACTTCCCGTTCCTGGAGGATGTTCCGTCTGAGTAATGATCTCCCTAAGTCCTCTTAGCACGGGAGAAACGACAGCATCACAAGGCTGCAGAAAAAAATGTGCACGAGCACTGCAACCAGCCTAGAGACCTAAACCAGAGAAGGGGGGAAATTTGctgccaaaactttttttttttcttgggcaGAAAAATGCACATTTGGTGACATCAAAACATTTGGCAAATTCGTGTGAGCTTCACCagatgctcaaatacatttgttagtctctaaggtgccacaaattcCTGTTCTCTTCACCAGATTgtttccagttaaaaaaaaaaatactgaaaaaaaatccaaacaaatggaaacatttcGATATTTTCGGTTCAAAATGACTTACCGAATTACTGGCAaattgaaaaatccattattcatacAGCTCTAATCTAAATACCAGTGGTAACAAACTGTCCCCTTCTAAATCTAAATATACCACTGTGACAGAAGACGTCATCAGCTATAGGAGTCATTTATAATTGACTGATCATCAGGGCAGTTGGTGGCAGATGTGGAAGAGAATACTTTAGAGCAAAGATCAGCTAGATGAGGAAGTCATGTTTTTTCAAAAAGATCACGTCAAGATCTTATCTTGTACGCAATTTCCTGCAGCCATATTACATGAATTAATTCCCCGTGGCCATTCTTTTGTACCCGGAATAGTGTCTTTTGACCAAAGTACTGCAAGCCATTTGTCTTCAAAGACTTTGCTTTATTATACACCGCCAAATTCTGAAAGGAGTTTGGCTCCCGGTTATACTTCTAAATGaactggccagattttcagatatggtgagcatccagcagctcccattgagaacaatggagaatcccaaccccaccccccctcccagcccgTTAAGAACAATGGAGAATCACCCCCACCatccccactgaagacaatggaagttgctggatgctgagcacttttgcaaatctggccaATATAATTCAGAGATTATGGTTtgatgggagccaggacgcctgggtcctaTTGACAGCTGtgctactgactcactgtgtatgtgtgggtAAGTCACAGcaagctctgtgcctcagcttccccttttgtaaaatgggggtaacgaAAACctacctgggaggtgggtggcTATTATGAGCCCCTCAGATCAAATACTAATGCACTTTTCACTGCAGTAGCATCTTCCACTGGAGGGTTTCAAAgtgtttacaaaaagaaaaggagtacttgtagcaccttagagactaaccaatgaagtgagctgtagctcacgaaagctgatgctcaaataaattggttagtctctaaggtgccacaagtcctccttttctttttgcgaatacagactaacacggctgttactctgaaaagtgtttaCAAACATCATAAGCTCGGCAACT
Coding sequences within:
- the TINCR gene encoding TINCR ubiquitin domain containing — translated: METLRRSLSRWKRYHIKVHLADEDLLMPLTVKPTDKVMDLRAHLVREGITSWKKTFYYNARQLGEEETVKEAKIQNGSVLLLVSHKRREFHPQMSLISQAVQVLPPS